A window of Deferribacter autotrophicus genomic DNA:
TATATCTATAGATTTATCTACTAAACCATTCTTCTCATAAATATCACTTAATTTGATTAGAGTATTTAACTGCTCACCAATTAACCCTTTTTTCTCAAAAGCTTGTGCCAACTTTCTGTAGAGCTCATATTCTTCAGGAAAAAATTTTAAAACTTTCTTAATTTGAGCAATTACCTTATCAATGTATTTTGCATCTTCTAGTTTTGCAATCAAACGTTTGTATGTCTCTAAAGCATCAGACTTATTCCCAAGCCTAAACTGAATATCTCCAAACAAATTCCATGCATCATAATCATTTTCTTTATTTGATAAATATTTTTTGCATTCCTTTAATGCCTTTTTTAATTGCCCCTTTAGAAATAATTTTTTTATATCTTGTATATCTAATTCTTTACTCTTAAATAATCTCATTTATAAAATTCCTATTAATTTATGAACCTGTGGCACGAAAAAGACTTCTATACCATAACTATAACCTATATCAGATAATTTATCAAGTAAACCCAAATTAAAATAATTATTTTTAAACTGCACATAAAGCACGTCTACGTCATTTTTTGCCAGTTCAATTAAAACAGTTTTTATCTCATTTTCATCAATATTTTTGCCAATAACTACTTTATAATATATTTTCTCATTAATCACCTTTAAATCTTTTATTAAATTAGAGGGATATTTTTTACCAAATACAGATTTCAATTTTATATCAACGCTAATTATGTCCAAATAATCAGACAATTCAATTATTTCATCCACAAGATAACCGCTTGTCTCTAAAAATACTTTAACTCCATTATCTTTCAAAATTGGCAAAAATTCGCTTAAAAAATCCTTCTGTATCAATGGCTCACCACCAGTAATTGAAACAGAATGAAACAGTTTAAAATTGTAATTTTCTCTTAGTATTTGAAAAAGCTCATCCGGTAAAACAGGATTGCTATATTCTACACCATCACATAAAAAATTTTCAGAAAGAGAAAAGTCTGTATCACACCCTTCACAACTAAATGGACAGTCAGCAAACCTTATAAAGATTTGCCTAGCACCCACAAACTTTCCTTCACCCTGATATGACTTAAAAATCTCTTTTATAAAACCTTTATTCAAAGTATTCTGCTGCAGCATTATCACTTTCCCAAACTACTACTGATTTCATAAGATTTTCAAATTTTTCCTTCATTTTATCATATATATACTTTGCAATATTCTCACTTGTGGGATTAACATTTTTAAAATACTCATGTTCATTTAAGAAAATATGATCAAGTTCATCTAATATTTTCTTTAATTCTTTTTTAATCTCCTTAAAATCCACTAATAATCCAGTCTCATTTAATTTATCACCTTCAAGATAAACTTCAACACGCCAGTTATGACCGTGAAGATTTTCACATTTCCCTTCATAATTTCTGAGAAAATGCGCACTAGCAAAACTATCAATTACTCTCAACCTATACATTTTAATAATCCCTCCAATTCAGCTTTTGTTAATTCCCTGTATTCTCCAACTTTTAAATCTTTAACGGTAATATTACCAATTCTTATTCGTATTAATCTCTCCACATTAATTTTAAAATGTCCAAACATTTTCCTAATTTGTCTTTTTTTCCCTTCCACTAAAATGACTCTGTATTTATTTCCACCTTCATACCACAGTTTACATGGCAAATATTTAATATCTTCTGTTTCCAATCCATTTATTATCATTTTTTCTTCTTTATGTTTTAGTTTTTTATTTACATGCACAATGTATTCCTTTTCCACCTTCTTTTCAGGTCGTTGAAGATTATAAATTAGCTCACCATCGTTTGTAAATATTATAAGCCCTTCGCTATCATAGTCTAACCTTCCCGAATAACCAAGCTTATTCTTTCTAAAAAAAGGGATATCAAGTAAACTTTTTTTACCTCTAAAACTATCATATGAAGTAAGCATCCCTCTTGGTTTATAAAATTTCAAATAAATTTTTTTAGAAAGTTCCAATAACTCACCATTTACATTGATCCTATCCTGCACCGAAAATCTTTCGGCGGGATTGTATACTACTCGACCATTTACAGATACTTTCCCTTCAAAGATAAGCCTGTCCGCTTCTCTTCTGGAATATTTACCACTTGATGCTATTAGTTTATTAAGCCTGATTAATTCTTTTTCAACTCCTGCCATTCTCTAAATGTAGGAAGTTCACTCAAATTGTTCAACCCAAAATATTCAAGAAATTTATTGGTTGTACAATAAAGAAGAGGTTTTCCAGGAACATCCTTTCTACCAATAATCTTTATAAATCCTTTATCAAGAAGATTTTTTATTATAGACGAACTATTTACTCCTCTAATCTCTTCAATTTCTGTCTTAGTAATTGGTTGTTTGTACGCTATTACTGCAAGAGTCTCAAGGGTTGCTCTGGTAAGGGTTTCCCCTTTTTCACCAAAAACTTCCACAAGAGATTCATACACATTTTCATCACTTACCATCTGATAACCATTTGCCACTATCCTAATTTTTAGACCAATATCAAGAGAATTAAAATAATCTATATAATCAATTAACCTGTTTTCGAGATTAACAGGATCCATTATCTGACGAAAAGTCTTAATAGAAACAGGTTTGCCTGATAAAAAGAGTGTGGAATAAAAAAGCTTTTTCTCATCCATTTTTTACCTTCACCATAAAATTGCTAAAATTTGATTCCTGAATTGCTATAATTACTTTTAATTTTATAAGTTCTAGAACCGCCAAAAAACTTACAGCCACCTCTTTCCTATCTGCACACCTTTTTGTTATCTCATTCCAAAATACTTCTCTTTTTTCAAAAACAAAATTTTTTATTTTCTCTATTATGGTGTTAATATCAAGACTCTTTTTCTCTAATGTTATAGTTTTTTTCTCATCCCTCTTCAATAAATCAAAAAACAGCTTTGCTATGGTATAAGCATCACCCCCAGGTTCAAATTCCCTTTCTAAATATATAGTATCCTCTCTCGTCAAACACTTAGAAGCTTTAGCCTCTTTTTCGCGCAATATCTCTGCTACATCCTTATAAAAAGAATATTCTATCAAACGTTGAGTAAACAAAAATTTCTCTTCTTCCACATCCATTTCATCATCATCAAACTTATTTTGTGGCAGTAACATCTTTGATTTTAAATAAACAAGATAGGATGCCATCTGTATAAAATCTGAAGCAACCTCAATATCCATCTCTTCCATCTGTTTAATAGTATTTATAAATTGATCGGCAATAACAGATATAGAAATATCATAAATATTCATCTCATTCTTATAAATGAGATGAATAAGCAAATCCAAAGGACCTTCAAAATTCTCTAATCTTACCTCTAAAAGGTCACTCATCTACACTCTCATTACTTTTCTCACTTTTTCCATAATAGCCCCAGCCGTTTCCTCAGCTTTTTTCTGTCCAGGAGCCAAAAACTCATCCACATCCTTTATCAAATTCTCATAATACCTTCTTTTCTCCTGAATAGGCTCAAGAAAAGAAAACAGGTGCTTCAATAATACCCTTTTACAATCAATACATCCAATCTTTGCATTTTTACAACCATCAATAATTTCTGCTCTTTCTTCATCAGTAGAAAATACTTTGTGATAATCAAAAACTGGACATATATCAGGATTTCCTGGGTCTGTTCTTCTTTTTCTGTTAGTATCAGTCATCATGGTTAAAATCTTTTTTTCTACACTCTTTAAATCTTCACTCAACATTATTGTATTCCCATAAGATTTGCTCATTTTTCTACCATCTGTTCCCAACAATTTTGGTACTTCTGTTAATAAACCTTCCGGTTCAACAAAAATTTCACATTTATAAAGAAAGTGAAATCGACGTACAATCTCTCTACTAATTTCAATATGTGGTAACTGATCAACCCCTACTGGGACATATTTTGCACTGTATAAAATAATATCAACTGTCTGCAAAAGAGGATAACTTAAAAAGCCAATATTATTTAAGTCTCTATCTTTCAACTCCTGCTTAATCTCTTTATAAGAAGGACATCTTTCCAACCAACTTACAGGTGTAATCATTGATAAAAGGACAAATAGCTCTGCATGATATAAATTTTTTGACTGCACAAAAAGGGTGCTTTTTTCCGGATCTATCCCCACACTCAACCAATCAAGAACCAAATCTCTTCGATATTCCACAATATTTTCCGGATTTTCATAACTGGTGGTGAGGGCATGCCAATCAGCAACAAAGTAAAAACACTCATATTCATCTTGAAGTTTTACCCAGTTTTTCAAAGCACCAAAATAGTGACCAATATGAAGCTTACCGGTTGGTCTCATACCACTCAAAACTCGTTCCATAACCACCCCTTCTTATATAAGTAATCTCACAAAAAAATGTATAATAGGAAAAATTACGTAATCCACCACATGAGTGATAATGAGAAGTAAAATAATTATAAAACCATACCTTTCAAGCTGTGCAAATTTTACCTGTTTATCAACAGGTAAAAAAGATTGTAAAATCCTGCCACCATCGAGGGGAGGAATAGGAATTAGGTTAAATACCCCAAGAGCTATATTAATTTGTACCGAAAATATAAGCATCATTGTAATAGGAAATAAAATTTTTATCATTAAAGGGTTACTGGTATGAATACTGGAAACAATGTGATAAAGTATTGCCGAAAAAATAGCCACTAAAAAATTTGCAACAGGCCCAGCAGCAGCTACAATAGCAACTCCATATTTTTTCCTTGCAACCACATTGAAATTTACTGGAACAGGTTTTGCCCATCCAAACAATCTTGTAATCAACAAACACAACAACCCAAAAATGTCAATATGAACAAAGGGGTTTAATGTAAGCCTTCCAGCTCTTTTTGCAGTGTCATCACCTAAAAAATACGCTGCATAGCCATGAGAAGCCTCATGAACAGTAACTGCTAAGAGGAATGGTACAATGGCAATACTCAAATCACGCAAAAAAGAATTTATATCAAACATAACCTTTTTAAATACCAGAAGGTTAATGCAATGTCAAAACTTTTATCAAATTCGACATACACCATAACATTTAACAGAACATTCTTTAACCCTGGACCCTGGAATTTTACTTTTTATTATATCCTAAATAATTATCGTTTGTACCAAAGTATTCATGAGCAAATAAGGCCCTTCAGCCAGACATCTGTTTCCATTCGTAATCAATTTTTTGTTTTATACCATCCGGAGCTTTCTTTACTGCTTAGCCTATATTTTAAAAATTTTAATCTCATGTATAAAACTGGCATCACCACAATTTTTGCAAATCACCCTATTCCCTCAACCTCATCCTACCCTTTTTTTAACTTTGAACATTGAACCTTGAACTTTGAACATTGAACTTTGAACCCGTGTAATAAAAGTATATGAACATAATATAGCTTTCGACGTCCCTGTTATTATTAGACTCACTTGAGTTAGTCGATAGCTCTATTACACGGGTTGAACTTTTTCTACTTCCCTATTTCCCTACTCCCTTTTAATAAAGTTTCAACATAATCAACATCTTCCTTATATGTAATTTTTATATTTTCAGGATATGATGGCACATACCCCACCTTTTCCCCTAGTAACTCAAAGGCTTGTGCCTCATCAGTAATTTTCAACCCTTTATCGAGCACAAATTTTAGTGCTTCTATAAGCTTCAACCTATCAAAACCCTGAGGAGTATGGGAAAGTAAAAGTTTTTCTCTATCAATAGTTTCTTTTACAATATCACCTTCTACAATTTTTACAGTATCTCTAACTTTTAATCCACAAATTACCCCTTTATATTCATTTAGCTTTGAAATAATTTCTTCCACTACCTCTTTTTTCACAATAGGTCGCACTGCATCATGAATTAAAACATATTCCACATCAGACACCAGCAAACAGTTAAACACTGTGTTAAATCGCTCTTTACCACCTTCAACTATCTTAAAATTATCAATTTTTAACTCATCAAGTAGATTTCTTATAAAAATTTCATCATTACTCTTTTTGCAACCGATAATAAAATTATTGAAAGGATAACTTTCTTTCAGATGCTTTAAGGTGTAATAAAAAACAGGCTTGCCTAATATTTTGTAAAACTGTTTTTTTACTGCACTACCAAATCTATTTCCTACACCAGCTGCTGGAATTACAATATCAATCTTTTTCATCTCAATTTTGTAAAAATAATTCTACCTGTTTCAGTTTGTAAAAGACTAGTAACTTCAACCTTTACTTTTTCACCTATATATTTTTTCCCATTTTCCACAACTACCATTGTACCATCTTCCAAATAACCAACTCCCTGATTATGCTCTTTCCCCTCTTTTACAAGAGTAATTTCTAACTCTTCACCAGGTAAAACCGTTTGCCTCAGAGCAATAGCTAAGCTATTAATATTTAAAACTTCTACATTCTGTATTTCAGCTACCTTTAATAGATTATAATCTGTTGTGATAATCTTACCTTTTATCTTCTTTGCAAGCATTACAAGTTTTTCATCCACTGTACCCACATCAGTAAAATCAGTTTCATCGATAATCAGTGGTATCTTTTTCTGTTCCTTTAATCGTTGCAAGACATTGAGTCCTCTTTTACCTTTTTGTCTTCTCAAATGTTCATGTGAATCAGCTATATTTTGCAACTCTTTTAACACAAACACAGGTATTATTAGCACACCTTCCACAAACCCAGTATCAATTACGTCTACAATTCTACCATCAATAAGTGTAGAGGTATCAAGAACTTTTGGAATCTTAAGAATCTTTGTTTTGACAGGTTTTAGACTTATTTTTGAAAAAAGATTTTCTACAATTGTATAGTTTTTGTAACCCAACAAAATACCTATATAAGTTACAACAAAATAAAAACCTAGCTTCACAGGCTCATTAGTAATAAAAGTATCGAGAGGATACATTATAAGATAGCCAAGTATCAGAAAAATAATCCCACCTATTAGTGCACTTACAGTTTTATAACTTTTCAAGTCACTAATAAGGGTTTCAATAAGATTAATTGCAAGAATTACACCAAGGGCATATGCTACAGCATAATAAATATCAATCCCTATCTTATCTCTTAAAAAAACAAAGACTACAATTATTATAGCAGAATAAATAAACCTAAATAGCCACATAAACTAACTCCTTAAATAAGAAAACAAATCTTTAAAATCATCTCTTCTTCCAAGGCAAATTAAAACATCATCTTCTTCTAATATTTCCTCTGGTCCAGGATTATATAAAAATTGATTACCTTTCTTTTTAATCGCAATTACAATTAGACCATATTTTCTTAAATTTGATTCTAAAATTGATCTGTTTGCAAGCTTTGAGCCTTTACAAATAGTTATTTCTTCTACTTCAATATTGTAATCATTTTTCCCTAAAGCAAGTTCTAAAAATTCTGATACATTTGGTTTAACAATGGCATTTGCTATACGAAGACCGCCAATAACAAATGGAGAAATAACACTATCAGCCCCAGCCCAAAACATTTTTGCACTAGCCTCATCATCCACAGCTCTAGTAAAAATCTTCAAATTCTTATTAAACCCTTTTGCCGTAAGAGTTATATAAACATTCTCCGCATCAGATTCCACCACTGAAATTAATCCCTTTGCATTCAAAATACCTGCTTTTACGAGAGTATCCTCTTTTGTTGCATCACCTATAATATACAAATACCCTTTCTCATCAAAATCAGAAGCCAAACTTTCTTCCTTTTCAATTATAACAAAAGGTATTTTTCTATCATATAGCTGTTCACAAATTATTTTTCCCATTCTTCCATAACCACAAATAATATAATGATCCCTTAGTTTATCAATTTTCTTATCCATCTTCTTTCTCCAGAAAGTTTTCCTTATTTCACCAGCCACTATTAAATCAAAAACCTGTGTACCAATATAGGCAAGGGTACCTGTCCCTGTCAAAATTAAGAACATAGTAAATATCTTACCATTTGCTGATAATGGAATAACCTCCTCATAACCAACAGTAGAAATAGTAATTATTGTCATAAACAAAGCATCTAAAACACTTGCATTTTCAAGCATCACATAAGTAATCGTTCCTATTAAAGCAATAAATAATAGGAAAATAAAACCTATTGCAATATTTCTAATTTTTGTTTCATACATTTAAAATAGTAATCCTATAAATCGTTTTAAAAATACTCTTAAAAATTCAATTATAAATATCGCTATAATAGGAGAAATATCAATTATGCCAATTGTAGGTATTAATCTTCTAAAAGGACCCATTACTGGCTCTGTGAGTGCTACTATCAACTGTACCAAAGGATTATAAGGATCAGGACTTACCCAGGATATTAGCGCCCTGATAATTATTAGCCATGTTAAAGTTCCAAGCAAATCTATCAGTGCAAATAAACCATATTTTACTGAAAAAAGTATAGCACCTATCAAATTTAGATTACCATAAAAACTTATACTGAAAATTACCTGAAAAACTGAATCCACAATCACATAAACAATAAAGACCAAAATCACCGCCACTACAGTTATCCCATTACCAGGTATGTTAATGATACTTCTTGCGAGTTTTACCCAAAATAGTCCAATCCTATAGAAAAAAGTTGTATAAATAGAAGTCTGATATACTGTGTTTAAAAGACTACCAAGAATAATTGATACCACATAAAAAACCATTAAAAACCTGAGCACATCATCAACAGCACCAACAATACTACCCAAAAAAGTCTGCCCCGAAAAAGTCCAGTAAATCAACCCAAGCATTACTGTCAAAATTGCTATTAGAAAGACTGTATATTTTTTACTTTTCTCATGAGGAATACTTTTAAGAACTGTTCCAAAAATAGGCTCTGTCAATGACGCCACAATCTTGCCTAATGGATTTAAATAAAGCTCTTGCCTTGTCATCACATTGCGTAAAATAAGAACAAGGATATAACTTTTTATAATAAAACTAAAAAATCCCATAACATCTCCTATTTATATTCTCTTTTTCCAAAAATTGCAGAACCAATCCTAACCATATTTGAGCCTTCTTCTATAGCTATCTCAAAATCATCACTCATCCCCATGGAAAGATACTCTATATCATATTTAGATTTTACATCCAAAAAAAGTTCACGCATTTTTGAAAAATAAATTCTGTTATTTTCCGGATTTTCTTCAAAAGGTGGAATCATCATTAATCCTTTCAACTTCAAATTCTCACAGTTCACAACAAACTCTAACAACTCATCAAAGTTTTCCATCAACACTCCTGATTTTTGAGGCTCCCTTGCAATATTTACCTGCAGCAGAATATCCTGCACATAATTTATTTTCTTTGCTCTTTCATTTATTAGCCTTGCCACCTCTACTCTATCTACAGATTGAATAAGCGAAAAATTGTCCTTCAAATATCTCACTTTGTTAGTCTGTAAGTGCCCAATGAGATGAAATTCAGCATCAATCTTCATCTCTTTTATCTTCTCAATTTTACTCAATGCTTCCTGAACCCTGTTTTCTCCAAATATCCTCTGCCCGCATTCAATAGCTTCAATAATTGACTCTACAGGAAAAGTTTTACTAACTGCCACAAGGGTAATATCATCCTTGTTTCTACCACTTTTGATGGCAGCTTTTTCAATTTTTTCCCACACTCTTTCAAGATTTTCTTTTATCATCTTCTCCTCATCAAAAAAGAAAGCATTCTACCTGTCACTCTATCCCTTCTGTAAGAATAGAACATATCATTGCAATATGAACAGTATCTTATATGCTCTATACAATTTTTTTCAACACCATTTTCTAATAAAATTTTCTCTATCTGCAAACGCAGATTAAAAAACATTTTCCCATTTTCCATCAAAAGACACTCATCCATAGCAAATCTATCTTTCACAGTATTGACAAAGTCTTCCCTCACCTCAAAACATTTTTCACATATTCCTACACCTACAATAACCTTTTTAAGCTTTTCCCCCTCAAACTTTTCTAACCCCCTTTCAATAATCCCCTCGTAGACTGACCTCCATCCACAGTGCAAATTTGCTATACTTCCATTTTCACCGATAAGTTGCATATTGAAACAATCTGCCGTTAAAATTCCAAGCCCTAAACCTACCTCTTTAGTAAAAAGTCCATCACCCTCAATAAAAGATGGTGTATTCATATCGCATGTCACTACATACGCCCCATGCACTTGTCTTAAAAGAATTATTCTCTTAACATCAAAAACTTTTTTTACTAACAAATAATTCCTATTTACATCAACTAAATCATCGCCACAGAAAAAACCAAAATTCAAACCGTTATAAACTCCTTTTGAAAAACTTCCAAACTTCGTGGTAGTAAAAGAAACAAAACTTTCTTCCAAAGATTCAGGCACAACCAGTTTTATCCCTTCAATATCTCTAAGCATTTTCTAAACTCATTCTTTAAAATATTTTTATCAAAGTTTGGCTCCACAAACTTTTCCCATAAAAATACATAATTTTCATCAAAACACTTTGTAGCCATACTTTCAGCATCTACAAATTTCAAGGCTTTTTGAATATTAAACCCATTTTCCAAAAATTTTTTATAAAAATCATTAAGATAATCTTCACCTCTTGCCAAAAAAGCCTGCAAAAGGGCACTTTTATAATTCATTATATCATATTTTACATTAGGAATTCTACCCAACTCTTTCCTAAGCCCCTTTATTTTTCTCTCTATCAATTTCTTTTCCTGCAATCCAAAATATTGCAAAGGGGTGAAAGGCTTAGGAATAAAAATATTTATTGAAACTTTTATTTTCCCAAGTCTTCTATATTTTTTCTTTTGTATATCGAAAAAAATCTTAGCTATTTCTCTTACTCTATCCGCTATCATCAATGCTTCATCATAGTTTTCCGAGGGAAGTCCAATCATATAGTACAACTTCAAATTTTCTATTCCACAATCAGCCACCATACTTGCCACATTCAAGATATTCTCTTTGCTAACCATTTTATTTATAAGTTTTTTAAGTCTATCAGCACAAGTCTCCTCTGCAATTGTAATGGACTTAACTCCACCTTTTTTTAAAATATCTATAAGCTCTCTATCCAAAGTATCTGCTCTAAGTGATGAAACAGAAACATAAAACCCTTTCTCTACAAAAAATCGCAACTTATCTTTAACATCAGGCAAATCCCCAAAAGCGGCAGAAATTAAACCTAAATTTTTCGAAAAACTTTCTCCTACAACTTTTTCTTTAACCTTTTCAAAATCAAATACTCTAAAAGGTCTATATGCAAATGTGGCTGTACAAAATCTGCATGAATATTTGCACCCACTTGAAAGCTCCACAAGATATTCCCCAGCAAATTCCCCCATTGATGTTTTTATAGTGGAAGCAATAACATCACTTTTATTCCTCAACACCACTTTAGCTGGATATTTATCTTTAGTAAGTGCATAGGGTAAATTTTTTAGCCTTTTTATTGCCTCATTTTTATCAACATAGTTAGAAAAGATAGACTCCAATTCATCTGACATTACTACAATATCACCAAGTAATTCTACATCCACAATATCAATCAGCATTGCTGGATTAATAAATGTAAGTGCACCACCTGCTATTATTAAAGGATATTGTTCATCCCTTTCATTGTTAAAAATAGGTATGGATTCATTATTTAAAAACTTGATAAAATTTAAAACATCCTCTTCATAATTTATGGAAAGAGCAATAATATCAAATTCTCGTAAAAATCTCTGATTTTCAATAGAAAGATTATTTTCAAAGAAATCCAGGACAAAGCGCTCACAAGATACATTATCAAAAGAATTAAAAATTCTATACACCTCCTGATACCCAATATTTTGCATAGCTATTTCATAACTATTTGGATAAACAATGGCAATTTTAACTCTTCCAAATTTCTGGATATAATTTTCTTCAGTGGATAACAAATTTCTATAATGATTTATTACAGACCACTTTTCCATCAATCAGTCATCCAAATCAAACTATAAATATAATTCATACAATCCCAACAATCAGTAATTAAATCATTAACAATTATTTCCAAAGAATAAGTATAATACACATTGATAAAACATCAATAGATTTAAACAGTTTGGACCGGAATTTGCAAGTATTATGCCAAATTTATAAATCAAATGGCATTAAGAATTAATTATCAAGAAGCTTTTCAACCTTTTGAAGAATATCGGGAAGTCTGAAGGGTTTTTTTATAAATTCATACTGCACACCAGGCAAATCAGGCACTTCACTACCTATAAAGCCTGAAACATAAATCACGTTACAAAAACCAAATCTCTCCTGATACATTTTCACAAATTCATAACCCTTACCATCATCTAACATGATATCAGATATTATCAAGTCAAATGGTTTATTTAACTCATCTAACATTCTTATTGCTTCATTTAAAGAAGTTGCACTTACTACTTCATAACCATTTGCTGTTAAAAACTCTTTTAAAGATAATACAATTATCTCTTCATCATCCAAAACAAAAATCCTACCAACTATATCGCTATCATCAGCAGTATAAACATTAATATCTTCTTTTTCTATAACAGGTAAAAATATTGTAAACTTTGTATATTCACCATACTTACTCTCTACAGTTACAATGCCACCATTATCCTTTATATAACCATATACCATAGAAAGGCCTAATCCCATACTTCTATCAAGTTTCTTAGTGGTAAAGAAAGGATCAAAAATTTTATCCAGATCTTCTTCTCTGATACCTGAAGCATTATCATATATCTCTATCTTTGCATATGAACCTTCTTTTAGCTGATAACTGTTTTGGTTTTCAAAAACATATTCATCTACAGATATCCTTATAATCTTTTCATCTTTATTCAAACCCTGAAAAGCCTCAATAGAGTTCATTATTAGGCTAAAAATTATATTTTTGAAAACTTCTTTATTTAAACTTACATAACATTTACACTTAAATTCTGTATCAATTCTAATGTCAGATCCAAAAATTTCTTTATACTCTTGTAATAACTCATTTATTGCTTTATCAACTCTAAACTCATCCTTTGAAACATCCTTTATCTGAATAAAAAACATCATCTTATCAATTAAAGCAGCAATACCATCGGCTATTTCTTCAATTTTATCAAGGTATAGATTAATTTCACTATCTCCACCAAGTCTATTTTGACAAAGATTTGTATATGTAATTATCCCAGTTAGATCATTATTAATCCTGTGGGCAAAACCTCTAACCATCCTCTCCAGTGCCTCAAACTTTGCCTTTTTAGCCAATTCTTCTTCTAACATTATCTGATAAGTTATATCCTTAAAAATAAATACATAAAAATCTTCCTCTTCAAATTCTATTTTAAAAACAACATATGTTAAATAATACTTTTTCCCTTCATCGACAAAAGATGAAGTCTCATTAAAATAATCATCTTTTTTCAGACAAGTTATTATTTTTTCTTTAAGTGTTTTAAAATTATCAAAGAAGGGTAATTCATCTATCTTTAAAACCTGATTCTTTAGAAATTTTCTTAAAGAGTTATTAGTATGTAAGATATTAAATTTTTTATCTGTTATAAGAACAAAATGTGGCGTTTTGTTAACAATCTCAGCAAATAAATGAACATTTTTATCTTTTTCATATAAGTCGGAAATATCATTGATTATCCCCATCAAGCCTTCTATTTGCTCATTTTCACAAACATATTTAGTAACAGTTATGAGCGCTGGAAATTTCTCACCATCACTCCTTTTTAAAAACAACCTATAATTAGTCACATAACCATCTTTGGCAATTAAATTTAATATCTTTTCCCTATCATCTAAACTTACATAAAACTCAAAGGACTTTTTGTACAATAAATCATTTTTTTCGACTTTTAAAATCTCAGATATTTTATCATTTGCAAATATAATAGAACCATCCAGTTTAGTAATAATTATTCCGTATGGTATA
This region includes:
- the ispD gene encoding 2-C-methyl-D-erythritol 4-phosphate cytidylyltransferase, which produces MKKIDIVIPAAGVGNRFGSAVKKQFYKILGKPVFYYTLKHLKESYPFNNFIIGCKKSNDEIFIRNLLDELKIDNFKIVEGGKERFNTVFNCLLVSDVEYVLIHDAVRPIVKKEVVEEIISKLNEYKGVICGLKVRDTVKIVEGDIVKETIDREKLLLSHTPQGFDRLKLIEALKFVLDKGLKITDEAQAFELLGEKVGYVPSYPENIKITYKEDVDYVETLLKGSREIGK
- a CDS encoding PIN/TRAM domain-containing protein, with amino-acid sequence MWLFRFIYSAIIIVVFVFLRDKIGIDIYYAVAYALGVILAINLIETLISDLKSYKTVSALIGGIIFLILGYLIMYPLDTFITNEPVKLGFYFVVTYIGILLGYKNYTIVENLFSKISLKPVKTKILKIPKVLDTSTLIDGRIVDVIDTGFVEGVLIIPVFVLKELQNIADSHEHLRRQKGKRGLNVLQRLKEQKKIPLIIDETDFTDVGTVDEKLVMLAKKIKGKIITTDYNLLKVAEIQNVEVLNINSLAIALRQTVLPGEELEITLVKEGKEHNQGVGYLEDGTMVVVENGKKYIGEKVKVEVTSLLQTETGRIIFTKLR
- a CDS encoding potassium channel family protein encodes the protein MYETKIRNIAIGFIFLLFIALIGTITYVMLENASVLDALFMTIITISTVGYEEVIPLSANGKIFTMFLILTGTGTLAYIGTQVFDLIVAGEIRKTFWRKKMDKKIDKLRDHYIICGYGRMGKIICEQLYDRKIPFVIIEKEESLASDFDEKGYLYIIGDATKEDTLVKAGILNAKGLISVVESDAENVYITLTAKGFNKNLKIFTRAVDDEASAKMFWAGADSVISPFVIGGLRIANAIVKPNVSEFLELALGKNDYNIEVEEITICKGSKLANRSILESNLRKYGLIVIAIKKKGNQFLYNPGPEEILEEDDVLICLGRRDDFKDLFSYLRS
- a CDS encoding YggT family protein, with product MGFFSFIIKSYILVLILRNVMTRQELYLNPLGKIVASLTEPIFGTVLKSIPHEKSKKYTVFLIAILTVMLGLIYWTFSGQTFLGSIVGAVDDVLRFLMVFYVVSIILGSLLNTVYQTSIYTTFFYRIGLFWVKLARSIINIPGNGITVVAVILVFIVYVIVDSVFQVIFSISFYGNLNLIGAILFSVKYGLFALIDLLGTLTWLIIIRALISWVSPDPYNPLVQLIVALTEPVMGPFRRLIPTIGIIDISPIIAIFIIEFLRVFLKRFIGLLF
- a CDS encoding YggS family pyridoxal phosphate-dependent enzyme, giving the protein MIKENLERVWEKIEKAAIKSGRNKDDITLVAVSKTFPVESIIEAIECGQRIFGENRVQEALSKIEKIKEMKIDAEFHLIGHLQTNKVRYLKDNFSLIQSVDRVEVARLINERAKKINYVQDILLQVNIAREPQKSGVLMENFDELLEFVVNCENLKLKGLMMIPPFEENPENNRIYFSKMRELFLDVKSKYDIEYLSMGMSDDFEIAIEEGSNMVRIGSAIFGKREYK
- a CDS encoding polyphenol oxidase family protein, which encodes MLRDIEGIKLVVPESLEESFVSFTTTKFGSFSKGVYNGLNFGFFCGDDLVDVNRNYLLVKKVFDVKRIILLRQVHGAYVVTCDMNTPSFIEGDGLFTKEVGLGLGILTADCFNMQLIGENGSIANLHCGWRSVYEGIIERGLEKFEGEKLKKVIVGVGICEKCFEVREDFVNTVKDRFAMDECLLMENGKMFFNLRLQIEKILLENGVEKNCIEHIRYCSYCNDMFYSYRRDRVTGRMLSFLMRRR